A genomic stretch from Salarias fasciatus chromosome 10, fSalaFa1.1, whole genome shotgun sequence includes:
- the LOC115395341 gene encoding glutamate receptor 1-like isoform X1 → MRSPPVLPPVPPPVLPPGLPPAPALLLLLLLTGLCSGTSFPSNINIGGLFPTGSHEYEVFRFALAQHQDVPKLVPQVDMVDTGSSFAMTYAFCSQFSKGVYAIMGLYDRRTVNMLMSFCGSLHVCFVTPSFPVHTNNQFVLQLRPPLQEPLMALLEHFSWDRFVYMYSSDSGLSVLQRILDTAAERTWQVTSVNLDTLTEASFIKLLTDLDYKKEFQVVIDCELERLNSILNLIAAQKRNLKNYHYILANLGFLDLNVTEFQKLAPNVTGFQLVNRSDAAVMKVNQDWMEFDSKDLKLARRRLRYTGALTYDGVTVMATAFQNLRRQRIDISRRGNAGECLANPPAPWGQGIDIQRALQQVRLEGLTGHVQFDERGQRTNFTLTVMELSPAGPRKFFRVVAQIGFWNERRGYVNTASYRPILEDFHGIHNRTYVVTTILEAPYMMLKKNHEQLVGNDKYEGYCAELASEIAKHMGFAYRLQLVGDGKYGARDAETKMWNGMVGELVYGKADVAVAPLTITLVREQVIDFTKPFMSLGISIMIKKPTKSKPGVFSFLDPLAYEIWMCIVFAYIGVSVVLFLVSRFSPYEWKGEESDDEEETVPSSNSRRAPATSSTEDPHSPGFSESQVQQKENPEHTNDFGIFNSLWFSLGAFMQQGCDISPRSLSGRIVGGVWWFFTLIIISSYTANLAAFLTVERMVSPIESAEDLAKQTEIAYGTLDGGSTKEFFKRSKIAVFEKMWSYMKSADPSVFVKSTTEGVIRVRKAKGKYAYLLESSMNEYIEQRKPCDTMKVGGNLDSKGYGVATPKGSHLRIPVNLAVLKLNEQAVLDKLKNKWWYDKGECGHKDSGRKDKTSALSLSNVAGVFYILIGGLGLAMLVALVEFCYKSRIESRRMKELIDAAMMSTSLGGIALAGGGGGVAAAAAAAAGGFGGGVGGAGGGENGRVVAQGLPCMSKAGGLGLTSM, encoded by the exons atgCGGAGCCCCCCGGTTCTCCCCCCGGTGCCCCCCCCGGTGCTCCCCCCGGGGCTCCCCCCGGCTCCtgcgctcctgctgctgctcctcctcaccggGCTCTGCAGCGGCACAAGTTTCCCAAGTAACATCAACATCG GAGGACTTTTCCCCACCGGCTCCCATGAGTACGAAGTGTTTCGGTTCGCGCTGGCGCAGCATCAGGACGTCCCCAAACTGGTGCCCCAGGTGGACATGGTGGACACCGGGAGCAGCTTCGCCATGACCTACGCTT TCTGCTCCCAGTTCTCCAAGGGCGTGTACGCCATCATGGGGCTGTACGACCGGCGCACCGTCAACATGCTGATGTCCTTCTGCGGCTCGCTGCACGTCTGCTTCGTCACGCCGTCGTTTCCCGTCCACACCAACAACCAGTTCGTGCTGCAGCTGCGGCCGCCGCTGCAGGAGCCCCTCATGGCGCTGCTGGAGCACTTCAGCTGGGACCGCTTCGTCTACATGTACAGCTCTGACTCAG GCCTGTCGGTGCTGCAGAGGATCCTGGACACGGCGGCGGAGCGTACCTGGCAGGTCACCTCCGTCAACCTGGACACTCTGACTGAGGCGTCCTTCATCAAGCTGCTGACGGATTTGGACTACAAGAAGGAGTTCCAGGTCGTCATCGACTGCGAGCTGGAGCGCCTCAACTCCATCCTCAACCTG ATCGCAGCTCAGAAAAGAAACCTGAAGAATTATCACTACATTCTGGCCAACCTG gGCTTCCTGGACCTGAACGTGACAGAGTTTCAGAAGCTGGCTCCGAACGTGACGGGCTTCCAGCTGGTCAATCGCTCTGATGCCGCTGTGATGAAGGTCAATCAGGACTGGATGGAGTTCGACAGTAAAGACCTGAAGCTGGCCCGCCGGAGGCTACGG TACACAGGCGCCCTCACCTACGACGGCGTCACCGTCATGGCGACGGCCTTTCAGAACCTGCGGAGGCAGCGGATTGACATCTCTCGCCGCGGCAACGCAGGCGAGTGTCTGGCCAACCCGCCGGCCCCGTGGGGACAAGGCATCGACATCCAGAGGGCGCtgcagcag GTGCGTTTGGAGGGTCTGACAGGTCACGTACAGTTTGACGAGCGGGGTCAGCGCACAAACTTCACTCTGACTGTGATGGAGCTGAGCCCTGCAGGTCCCAGAAAG TTTTTCCGTGTCGTCGCTCAGATCGGCTTCTGGAACGAGCGCAGAGGTTACGTCAACACGGCGTCCTACAGACCCATCCTGGAGGACTTCCACGGGATCCACAACAGGACCTACGTCGTCACCACTATATTG GAAGCCCCGTACATGATGCTGAAGAAGAACCACGAGCAGCTGGTTGGAAACGACAAGTACGAGGGCTACTGCGCCGAGCTGGCCTCCGAGATCGCCAAGCACATGGGCTTCGCCTACCGCCTGCAGCTGGTGGGCGACGGCAAGTACGGCGCCCGGGACGCCGAGACCAAGATGTGGAACGGCATGGTGGGCGAGCTGGTGTACGGG AAGGCGGATGTCGCGGTGGCGCCGCTCACCATCACTCTGGTGCGAGAGCAGGTGATCGACTTCACCAAACCCTTCATGTCTCTGGGGATCTCCATCATGATCAAGAAGCCCACCAAGTCCAAGCCGGGGGTCTTCTCCTTCCTCGACCCGCTGGCCTACGAGATCTGGATGTGCATCGTCTTCGCCTACATCGGCGTCAGCGTGGTGCTGTTCCTG GTGAGTCGCTTCAGTCCGTATGAGTGGAAAGGAGAGGAGTCCGACGATGAGGAGGAAACAGTGCCTTCATCCAACTCCAGAAGAGCTCCGGCCACATCTTCAACTGAAGACCCACACTCTCCAG GGTTTTCAGAGTCTCAGGTCCAGCAGAAGGAGAATCCAGAACACACCAATGACTTTGGGATCTTTAACTCTCTCTGGTTCTCCCTCGGAGCCTTCATGCAGCAGGGCTGCGACATCTCCCCGAG GTCTCTCTCCGGCCGGATCGTGGGAGGCGTCTGGTGGTTCTTCACCCTCATCATCATCTCCTCGTACACAGCCAACCTGGCAGCCTTCCTCACCGTGGAGAGGATGGTGTCGCCCATCGAGAGCGCCGAGGATCTGGCCAAGCAGACGGAGATCGCCTACGGGACTCTGGACGGAGGCTCCACCAAGGAGTTCTTCAAG CGGTCAAAGATCGCCGTGTTCGAGAAGATGTGGTCTTACATGAAGAGCGCTGACCCGTCAGTGTTCGTGAAGAGCACCACAGAGGGCGTGATCCGAGTCAGGAAGGCGAAGGGGAAGTACGCCTACCTGCTGGAGTCGTCCATGAACGAGTACATCGAGCAGAGGAAGCCCTGCGACACCATGAAGGTGGGCGGGAACCTGGACTCTAAGGGCTACGGGGTGGCCACGCCCAAAGGATCGCACCTCAG AATCCCAGTAAACCTAGCAGTACTGAAGCTCAATGAACAAGCCGTCTTAGACAAGTTGAAAAACAAGTGGTGGTATGACAAGGGGGAGTGTGGACACAAGGACTCCGGCAGAAAG GACAAGACGAGCGCGCTCAGTCTGAGCAACGTGGCGGGGGTCTTCTACATCCTGATCGGCGGGCTGGGCCTGGCCATGCTGGTGGCACTGGTCGAGTTCTGCTACAAGTCCAGGATCGAATCCAGAAGGATGAAG gagctcattGACGCCGCCATGATGAGCACCAGCCTGGGAGGGATCGCGCtcgccggaggaggaggaggcgtggcggcggcggccgcggcggccgCGGGGGGGTTCGGAGGAGGAGTgggcggagcaggaggaggcgagaATGGGCGGGTGGTAGCTCAGGGTCTACCGTGCATGAGCAAGGCCGGCGGTCTGGGACTGACCTCCATGTGA